A DNA window from Ficedula albicollis isolate OC2 chromosome 28, FicAlb1.5, whole genome shotgun sequence contains the following coding sequences:
- the SMIM7 gene encoding small integral membrane protein 7, whose protein sequence is PPLLPHLRFPVPVPLSLPVSTSRLSRRTLLVNAGAVLNFRLRRRDTEGFGEEPREPTTGDNIREFLLSLRYFRIFIALWNIFMMFCMIVLFGS, encoded by the exons ccccctctccttccccatctCCGTTTCCCCGTCCCcgttcccctctccctccctgtctccACTTCCCGTCTCTCCCGCAGGACGCTGCTGGTGAACGCCGGTGCCGTGCTCAACTTCAGGCT gaggaggagggacaCCGAGGGATTCGGAGAGGAGCCGAGGGAACCCACGACCG GTGACAATATCAGAGAGTTCTTGCTGAGTCTCAGGTATTTTCGAATCTTCATTGCCTTGTGGAATATCTTCATGATGTTCTGCATGATTGT GTTATTTGGATCTTGA
- the TMEM38A gene encoding trimeric intracellular cation channel type A isoform X2: MSRKSPFASWLCAMLHCFGSYILADLLLGEAPIGYFSHNSSVILATAVWYLIFFCPMNLFYKCVSFLPVKLVLVAMKEVVRVRKIAAGVHHAHHLYHHGWFVMMATGWVKGSGVALMSNFEQLLRGVWKPDTNEILHMSFPTKASLYGTVLFTLQQTHWLPISEANLIFFFTMFMIVCKVFMTATHSHASPFAPLENLVCPVLFGSVSSGHPSHHHDHHEVSHPPPPPPPPAKSKEELNEGTRKRKAKKAE, encoded by the exons ATGTCCAGGAAGAGCCCTTTTGCCTCCTGGCTCTGTGCTATGCTCCACTGCTTTGGGAGCTACATCCTGGCtgacctgctgctgggagaggcacCCATTGGCTACTTCAGCCACAACTCCAGTGTCATCCTGGCCACAGCAGTGTG GTACCTGATATTCTTCTGTCCCATGAACCTCTTCTACAAGTGTGTCAGCTTCCTGCCCGTGAAGCTGGTCCTGGTGGCCATGAAGGAGGTGGTCCGGGTGCGCAAGATCGCGGCCGGCGTGCACCACGCCCACCACCTGTACCACCACGGGTGGTTCGTGATGATGGCCACGGGATGGGTCAAAG GTTCTGGTGTGGCCTTGATGTCGAACTTTGAGCAGCTGCTGCGTGGGGTCTGGAAGCCTGATACAAATGAAATTCTTCATATGTCCTT ccCTACAAAGGCCAGTCTGTATGGCACAGTCCTCTTCACTCTGCAGCAGACTCACTGGCTCCCCATCTCTGAAGCCAACCTCATCTTCTTTTTCACCATGTTCATGATAGTCTGCAAG GTGTTCATGACAGCCACTCACTCCCATGCCTCACCTTTTGCTCCTCTGGAAAACCTCGTCTGCCCCGTCCTCTTTGGCTCTGTTTCCAGTGGCCACCCAAGCCACCACCACGACCACCATGAGGTttcccaccctcctcctcctcctcctcctcctgccaagTCCAAAGAGGAGCTGAACGAAGGCACGAGGAAACGGAAGGcaaaaaaagctgaataa
- the TMEM38A gene encoding trimeric intracellular cation channel type A isoform X1, translated as MDLAEALPLGELAAAFASLPVFPLFDTAYFIISVLYLKYEPGAVEMSRKSPFASWLCAMLHCFGSYILADLLLGEAPIGYFSHNSSVILATAVWYLIFFCPMNLFYKCVSFLPVKLVLVAMKEVVRVRKIAAGVHHAHHLYHHGWFVMMATGWVKGSGVALMSNFEQLLRGVWKPDTNEILHMSFPTKASLYGTVLFTLQQTHWLPISEANLIFFFTMFMIVCKVFMTATHSHASPFAPLENLVCPVLFGSVSSGHPSHHHDHHEVSHPPPPPPPPAKSKEELNEGTRKRKAKKAE; from the exons ATGGATCTGGCGGAGGCGCTGCCCCTCGGGGAGCTGGCGGCCGCCTTCGCCTCGCTGCCCGTGTTCCCGCTGTTCGACACCGCCTATTTCATCATCTCCGTCCTCTACCTCAAGTACGAGCCCG gagcCGTGGAGATGTCCAGGAAGAGCCCTTTTGCCTCCTGGCTCTGTGCTATGCTCCACTGCTTTGGGAGCTACATCCTGGCtgacctgctgctgggagaggcacCCATTGGCTACTTCAGCCACAACTCCAGTGTCATCCTGGCCACAGCAGTGTG GTACCTGATATTCTTCTGTCCCATGAACCTCTTCTACAAGTGTGTCAGCTTCCTGCCCGTGAAGCTGGTCCTGGTGGCCATGAAGGAGGTGGTCCGGGTGCGCAAGATCGCGGCCGGCGTGCACCACGCCCACCACCTGTACCACCACGGGTGGTTCGTGATGATGGCCACGGGATGGGTCAAAG GTTCTGGTGTGGCCTTGATGTCGAACTTTGAGCAGCTGCTGCGTGGGGTCTGGAAGCCTGATACAAATGAAATTCTTCATATGTCCTT ccCTACAAAGGCCAGTCTGTATGGCACAGTCCTCTTCACTCTGCAGCAGACTCACTGGCTCCCCATCTCTGAAGCCAACCTCATCTTCTTTTTCACCATGTTCATGATAGTCTGCAAG GTGTTCATGACAGCCACTCACTCCCATGCCTCACCTTTTGCTCCTCTGGAAAACCTCGTCTGCCCCGTCCTCTTTGGCTCTGTTTCCAGTGGCCACCCAAGCCACCACCACGACCACCATGAGGTttcccaccctcctcctcctcctcctcctcctgccaagTCCAAAGAGGAGCTGAACGAAGGCACGAGGAAACGGAAGGcaaaaaaagctgaataa